From Caulobacter segnis, a single genomic window includes:
- the greA gene encoding transcription elongation factor GreA, which produces MSVAFTKEGDSEAFAADLPDRPISTHPNLVTTEGLAQIEAELASARAAYSSAQSAGGAADGDRTAMARATRDLRYWSARRATAQLLERDPDKTVVQFGDRVTFEREDGRVQTFRIVGEDEADPAQGSVSYVAPIARALLGKAIGDSSPAPGGEVEITAIG; this is translated from the coding sequence ATGAGCGTCGCCTTCACCAAGGAAGGCGACAGCGAGGCTTTCGCGGCCGACCTGCCCGATCGCCCGATCTCCACCCATCCCAACCTCGTCACGACCGAGGGCCTGGCCCAGATCGAGGCCGAGCTGGCTTCGGCGCGGGCGGCCTATTCGTCGGCCCAGAGCGCCGGCGGCGCGGCAGATGGCGATCGCACGGCCATGGCCCGCGCCACCCGCGACCTGCGCTATTGGTCGGCGCGCCGGGCCACGGCCCAGTTGCTGGAGCGCGACCCGGACAAGACCGTCGTGCAGTTCGGCGACCGGGTGACCTTCGAGCGCGAGGACGGTCGCGTGCAGACCTTCCGCATCGTCGGCGAGGACGAGGCCGATCCCGCCCAGGGCTCGGTCTCCTACGTCGCCCCGATCGCCCGCGCCCTGCTGGGCAAGGCCATCGGCGACAGTTCGCCCGCGCCGGGCGGCGAGGTCGAGATCACCGCGATCGGATAG
- a CDS encoding winged helix-turn-helix domain-containing protein, producing MAGKFDISGLDDVIHGRVRLGIVAYLASAEVADFTELKDLLDVTQGNLSVHLRKLEEAGYVAIDKSFVGRKPLTRVRLTETGRAAFAGYLRAMGQLVEQAGGGP from the coding sequence GTGGCGGGCAAGTTCGACATCAGCGGGCTGGACGACGTCATCCATGGCCGGGTGCGGCTGGGGATCGTCGCCTATCTGGCCAGCGCCGAGGTCGCCGACTTCACCGAGCTGAAGGACCTGCTGGACGTCACCCAGGGCAATCTGTCGGTCCACCTGCGCAAGCTGGAGGAGGCCGGCTATGTCGCCATCGACAAGAGCTTCGTCGGCCGCAAGCCGCTGACCCGCGTGCGCCTGACCGAGACGGGCCGGGCGGCCTTCGCGGGCTATTTGCGGGCGATGGGGCAGCTGGTGGAACAGGCGGGCGGCGGACCCTAG
- a CDS encoding TetR/AcrR family transcriptional regulator: MSTATAESRPYHHGDLSRALVDAARKILETDGPAALSLRAVAREAGVSPAAPYHHFKDKAELLEAVAHEGWHELDLALSTARASTPDARARMTNLGVAYVCFARDNPALYRVMYDRSRDKDALPDQLKDDGAYCQVRNTIDENAGGHVSDIDLELATIAAWCAGHGLAEMIGFKQFASLKAQLGGEEAFLRAVFEHLGMFAKFTEKA, from the coding sequence ATGAGCACCGCGACCGCCGAATCCCGCCCCTATCACCATGGCGACCTGAGCCGCGCCCTGGTCGACGCCGCGCGCAAGATCCTCGAGACCGACGGCCCCGCCGCCCTCTCGCTGCGGGCCGTGGCGCGCGAGGCCGGGGTCAGTCCCGCCGCGCCCTACCACCATTTCAAGGACAAGGCCGAACTGCTGGAGGCCGTGGCCCATGAGGGCTGGCACGAGCTGGACCTGGCGCTCTCGACGGCCCGCGCCTCGACGCCCGACGCGCGCGCGCGGATGACCAACCTGGGCGTCGCCTATGTCTGCTTCGCCCGCGACAACCCCGCCCTCTACCGCGTGATGTATGACCGCTCACGCGACAAGGACGCCCTGCCCGACCAACTGAAGGACGACGGCGCCTATTGCCAGGTGCGCAACACGATCGACGAGAACGCCGGCGGCCACGTCAGCGACATCGACCTGGAACTGGCCACCATCGCCGCCTGGTGCGCCGGCCACGGCCTGGCCGAGATGATCGGCTTCAAGCAGTTCGCCTCCCTGAAGGCCCAGCTGGGCGGCGAGGAAGCCTTCCTGCGCGCCGTGTTCGAACACCTGGGTATGTTCGCGAAGTTCACCGAGAAGGCCTGA
- the gluQRS gene encoding tRNA glutamyl-Q(34) synthetase GluQRS, translated as MTFVTRFAPSPTGYLHRGHAFSALTAFQAAGDAGGRFLLRVEDIDATRCRPEYDAALFEDLAWLGLGWEEPIRRQSEHLADYHAAIEALRARGLVYRCFKTRKEIDIGRAPHEPATPYVGAPLPAAEEAERLDRGEAFAWRLSLAAARAALGGFGGLTFVETGMGPDGETGVIQARPETAGDIVLARKDVGVAYHLAVVHDDALQGVTHVIRGQDLFEAAHIQRLLQALLDLPTPTYRHHGLLVGPDGKRYAKRDKAQTLRELREAGMSPQALRAELGF; from the coding sequence GTGACCTTCGTCACCCGGTTCGCCCCGTCACCGACGGGCTATCTGCATCGCGGCCACGCCTTCTCGGCGCTCACCGCGTTCCAAGCGGCGGGGGACGCCGGCGGCCGTTTCCTGCTTCGCGTCGAGGACATCGACGCCACCCGCTGCCGGCCGGAATACGACGCCGCGCTCTTCGAGGACCTGGCCTGGCTGGGGCTGGGCTGGGAAGAGCCGATCCGCCGCCAGTCCGAGCACCTGGCCGACTATCACGCGGCTATCGAGGCCTTGCGCGCGCGCGGCCTGGTCTATCGCTGCTTCAAGACTCGCAAGGAGATCGACATCGGCAGGGCGCCACACGAACCGGCGACGCCTTATGTCGGCGCGCCGCTGCCCGCCGCCGAGGAAGCCGAGCGCCTGGACCGGGGCGAGGCCTTCGCCTGGCGACTGTCGCTGGCGGCGGCGCGCGCGGCCCTGGGCGGGTTCGGGGGGCTGACCTTCGTCGAGACGGGCATGGGTCCCGACGGCGAGACGGGCGTCATCCAGGCCAGGCCCGAGACCGCCGGCGACATCGTCCTGGCCCGCAAGGACGTGGGCGTCGCCTATCACCTGGCGGTCGTCCACGATGACGCCCTGCAAGGCGTCACCCACGTGATCCGCGGCCAGGACCTGTTCGAGGCGGCCCATATCCAGCGCCTGCTGCAGGCCCTGCTGGACCTGCCGACGCCGACCTATCGCCATCACGGCCTGCTGGTCGGCCCGGATGGCAAGCGCTACGCCAAGCGGGACAAGGCCCAGACCCTGCGCGAACTGCGGGAGGCGGGCATGTCTCCGCAGGCGCTCCGGGCGGAACTTGGCTTCTAG